One Streptomyces formicae genomic window, CTCCCCGTGGGCGCGGTCTACGGAGCGGCGATCACCGAGGGAGGCGCGCGGCTCGCGGCGCCCCGCCTCGCGCGGCGGCTTCCGGAGATCCTCGCCGCGGTCAGCAAGGGCTGACACGTCGGCGGTCAGCGGGGCCGACACGCAGGCGACCCGCGAGCCATGTGGTTCCGCCCGTACGAGACGGGCGGAAGCCGGCCGGACGTACCGGCGGCTCGCGGGTCGGGTGACTGCTTGGGATTGGGCCGGCCGCACGCTCGTATCGCGCACTGGTCCGGCACCGCACTCGGTGTGGTGACGGGCCGCTAGCCCGCAGCCACCTCTCGCGTCCGCAATGAAATCACTGCCGGATCACCTCCTTTCGTCGAGTGGTGTACACACTAGGAAGCGGCCCTGCGACGCTCAACCGATTTAATTTCCTCCGGTCCGCCGCCCCGAACTTCCCTCCGTTTCCCTCATTTCCCTCCAACTTCCGGGAACTCCCTGTGGGGTGCGTCACGTTCGAGTTGAATGATCTGACGTGCGGTATACGCAGTGGGCACGGCTCATGCAGTACAGGCGGCTCATGAGGACGAGGACACGGCCTGCAGGGGGTCCCGGGTGAGTGCTTCCCGACGGAGCGGAACTACCGACGCGCTGGGCCCCGAAGAGCCCGATCCCGGCGGCGCCGAGCTGCTCGCGGCGCTGCTCGACGGCATGGACGCGGCGCTGTGCGCGCTCGACGCGGACGGTGTGGTGACGCACTGGAACCGCGAGGCCGAGCGGATCCTCGGCTGGACGGCGGCGGAGGCCGTCGGGCGGCAGGGGTTCTCCGGCTGGGCGGTGCGGGCCGCCGACGCGGAGGAGATCCAGGGGCGGCTGCTGTCCGCGATGGACGCCCCCGGGCGGCAGGTGCACGAGTTCGCGCTGGTCACCAAGGACGGCGGGCGGGTCCTCGTGCGGATGCAGTCCGCCGCGGTACGGGGCGGGGACGGCAAGCCCGCGGGGGTGTACTGCGCCTTCAGCGAGGTCCACGCGCAGATAGACCTGGAGCGGTCCATCGCCCTGAGCGAGGCCCTCTTCGAGCACGCGTCCTGGGGCGTCGTGCTCGTCGACGCCGACCTGCGGCCCGCCGTCGTCAACGAACACGCGGCGCGCGCGCTGGGGGTCGGCCGCACCGCCGTACTCGGACGGCCGCTCGCCGATCTGCTCGGGCAGGGCGTGGAGGAGCTGGAGAGCGCGCTCGCCCACGTCCTGGGCGAGGGCTCACCGCCCGCGCCCGCCGAGCTGTGGGTTTCCGTACGCGCCGCCGCCGACAAGGAAGGCGGTGGCTTCGAGCGGCGCTGCTGGCGCAGTGGCTTCGTACGACTGGCTTCGCCGCTGGCCGAGGAGCCGGTGCCGCTCGGTGTCGGCTGGCTCTTCCTGGACGTGACCGAGGCCAAGCAGACGGAGCAGGAGGCGTCCCAACTGCGCTTCCGCTCCCAACAGTTGCACCGGGCGGCGCGGGCGGCCGCCGAGTGCGAGGACCCGATGGAGGCGGCCACGGTCCACCTCGACTTCGCCCTCGCGGGCTTCGCCGATCACGCGCTGGTCGACCTGCTCGCGGGCGAGGACCCGGTCCGCCTGGTCCGGGTCGCGGCGACGCCCGCGGGGGCGCCGGGGCCGTGCCTGCCGGTCAGCAAGGCGGGCATTCCGGTGCGCTATCCCGAGGGCCATCCCGCGCCGCAGTGTGTGGCGCGGGTGGGTTCGGTGCGGGCCAGCGCGGGGGCGGGGGTGACGGATTGGGCCTCGGTGCGGCAGTGGCCCGAGGGGTCGGTCCACGCGTTGTGCGCGGTGCTGCGGAGCAGGGGGCGGACGTTGGGCGTCGTGACGTTTCTTCGGGGGCCGGGGCGGGTGGCGTTCGAACGCCCCGACGCGACGTATGCGGAGAGCGTGACGGCGCGGGTGGCGGCGGCGCTGGACTTGGCCCAGGCCCTGCCACGTTGACCGACCGCCTCTTTCGGCACCGGGGCGTCTTCCCCGCGTTCGGTGTGGTGGCAGACGGGGTTTCGCGCAGTTCCCCGCGCCCCTGAAGGGGCCCCCGTCGCGTTGCTGCTGGGGTGGGTGGGGGCTCCTTCCGTCCGCGTCTGGCGGTTGCCGTCCGGTTGTGGGGCGGGGCCGCGCCGGTATGTCCGTCCTCGCCGTCCCAGATGACCGCCGCGGTCAGGCACCTCGGCAGGTGGCCGCGAGTGCTCCGGGCGGACATACCGCCACGTCCCCTCCCGTCGCCCACCGGCTGCAGGCCGGTGGGGGTGATCCCCCACCGGCCCGCAGTCGCAAGCGTGCGAGGGCGGCGGGAGTCGGAGGCGGAGCCACCCCCACCGGCCCGCGGCCGCGAGCGCGCCCGAGGGGACGTGGGGGTATGTGCGCACGGAGCACATAAGTGAACGAGGCAAGGAAGCAAGCCCGGTAGCGGTCATCTGGGACGGCGAGTACGCACATACCCCCACGGCCCCGCCCCCACGACGAACCCAAGGCGCACCCCCCCGCCCCCCTCACACCGCATGCAACGCCAACGTCGGCGACAACCGCGACGCCCGCACCGCCGGGTACAGACCCGCCACCGTGCCGATCAGGAGCGTCGCCCCGAAGCCCCCCGCCATCGACCACGGCGGCACCACCCACGGCAGCCCGCCCGACACCGCGTACACCGCCGTCGCCCCCGCACCCAGCACCACCCCGGCAAGGCCCCCGAGCCCGGACAGCATCAGTGACTCCGTGACGAACTGGATCCGGATCTGCCCCCGCGTCGCGCCCAGCGAGCGTCGGAGGCCGATCTCGTAGCGTCGTTCCAGCACCGAGATGATCATGGTGTTGGCGACACCGACACCGCCCACCAGCAACGCGATCCCGCCCAGACCGAGCAGCAGCGTCGAGAACGCGCCCTCCGTCGCCGCCTTCGCCTGGAGCGCCGACGAGGGATCGGTGACCTGGACGTTGCGCGGGTTCTCCGGGTCGATCGAGGGAGCGAGCAGGCTCCGCACGTCACGTACCGACGCATCGGTCGACCGCTCGTACACCGACGTCGGATGGCCGTCGAAGCCGAGCAGCTTCCTCGACGCGTCCCAGCCCGTCAGCGCCGACCGCTCCACGTCCGGCGCGAGCGGCAGCGGGCCGAGGATGCCGATGACGGTGAAGTACCGGTCGCCGAGCCACACTTGTTGCCCCGGCGACGTGATGCCGAGACGCTCCGCCGCCACGCCGCCCAGGACGACCGACGGATAGCGGCTGTTGGCGGCGTTGAACCAGGTGCCGCGCGCCATCTCCCCGCGCAGCACCTTCAACAGCCCCTCCGTGGCCGCCTTCACGGAGATGCCCCCCGTCTCCTCCTCGGAGATCTTCTCGCTGCGCCGCACGGACCGTTCGAGGTCCCCCGTGGCGCCGACGTCCTGGACCCCGTCGATCCGCCCGACCCGCCCGACGGCATCGCGCGGCAGGGTCACCTTCTCCCCGGAGAACATCGGCTCACCGGGGGCGGCGACCAGCATGTTCGTACCCAACTCGTCGAGTTCCCGCATGAGTTTGGCCTGGCTGGACGACGAGATGCCCACCACCGCGACCATGGTCGCGATGCCGATGGCGATCCCGAGGGCGGACAGCACCACGCGTACGGGCCGACTGCGCAGCCCGGCGGAGCCGACGTGCAGCACGTCCCGGGGCCCGAGCCTGGCTGCCTTCAACCGCTCACTACGACCGCGCATCACACGACCCGCCCGTCCCTGATCCGCACCTGCCGCGGCAGCCGTCCCGCGATCTCCGAGTCGTGGGTGATGACGGCGATGGTCGCGCCCTCCGCGTTCAGATCGTGCAGCAGGCGCATGACCGCGTCGCCGGACTCCGAGTCGAGCGCGCCGGTCGGCTCGTCGGCGAGGAGCAGGTCCGGTTCGCCGACGACGGCGCGGGCGATGGCGACGCGCTGTTTCTGGCCGCCGGAGAGTTCGTGCGGCCGGTGCCTCATGCGGTCGGCGAGCCCGACGCGCTCCAGGGCGTCCGCGGCCCTGCGGCGGCGTTCGGCGCGCGGCAGCCCCGAGTAGAGCAGCCCCTCGGCGACGTTGTCGCGGGCGCTGATGCCGGGCACCAGGTGGAACGCCTGGAAGACGAAGCCGATGTGCCGGGCGCGCAGCGCGGACAGGCTGCGGTCGGCGAGGGCGGCGACGTCGTGTCCGGCGATGGCGACGGAGCCCGCGGTGGGGCGGTCGAGGGTGCCGACGATGTGGAGGAGCGTCGACTTCCCCGACCCGGAGGGCCCGACGATGGCGAGGAGTTCCCCCTGCGCGACGGTCAGATCGACTCCACGCAGGGCGGCGACGCCACCCGGGTACTCCTTGGTGACGCCCTTCAACTCCACTACGTGCGGCGGCGGTTGACCCACGTCGCTCGCCACGGACGTAAGCTCGGTACTCATACCTTCGGCACCCCGACCTTCATCCCGGCCCGCAGCCTCCCACCGCTCACCTCGACCCTGCCCTGCCCGAACATGCCGAGCTCGACCTTCACTTCGCGCGTGCGGCCGCCCTCGACGACCTGGACGCCGAAGCCGCCGCCGGGCAGCGCGAGGAGCGCGTTGACGGGCACGGACAGGACGTCCGCGCGCTTCTCGCCGGTGAGGTTCACGGTGACGGGCGACTGGTCGAAGCCCTTGACCTCGCCGGGGTCGGCGAAGGTGACCGTGACGGGAACCTTGGGGCTCTTGTCGCCCGGGTCGTCGCCGGGCTTGGCGGTCCTGCCGACGGAGGCGATCTCGCCGTCGACGGTCGTGCCGTCCGGCAGCGTGACGCTCACCTTGGCGCCCTTCTTCGCGAGCTTGCCCTCGGCGACGTCGAGCTGGACGCGCACGACCCGCTCGGAACCGGTCGCGGAGAGCACGGGCTTGCCGGGCGCGACCTGGTCGCCGACCGTGGACTCCGCGGACTTCACGCGGACCGCGGAGGGCTGGAAGGAGATCTGCTCGGGCCCCACGCGCCCGGTCTGCTTGCGGTCGTGGGCCTTCTGCCACCGCTTGACCGCGGCCGCGGTGCCGTCGGTGTAGGTGTCGTCGACGGTGAGCCACGCCCCGTACCCGAGGGCGGCGAGGTTCTGCTCCAACTGCCGTACGTCGTTGCCCTTGTCGCCCGGTTTCAGCGTGCGGTACATCGGCTCGGTGCCGTACATGAGACGGACGGGAGCGCCGTTCACCTCGTACAGACGGCCGTCCCTGCCCACCGTGGAGCCGGTCTCCGCGGACCAGGTGAGGGTGCCGGTGGCGCCCGCGTTGACCTTGCGTTCCTTGGCGTAGCCGAGGGTGCCGTCGACCTGGGTGCCGCTCGTGAGGTCGCCGCGCTCGACGGCCGCGGTGGCGGCGGGCAGGTCCGCGTCCCTGCGGTGGGAGTCGTCCTTGCCGCCCGCGTCGGCGAGCGCGGTGACGGCGATGCCGCCGCCGGTGACCGCGAGCAGGGCCACGACCGTCGCGACGACGGCGGTGCGCCGCCTCATCCGAAGATGTCCTTGCACGCCTTGGCGGCCTTCTCCATCTTCTTGGCCTCAGCACCCTTGGGCATCGGCTGGGCCTGCATGGCTCCGCCGTCGAACTTCGGGTCCGGCATGTTGTAGCCGTTCTTGCGCATGCACTGGGCGTACTTGAGCATCTTGTCCTTGTCGGCCTGCGAGGTGCCGCCGCCCTTGGTCCCCGCGCCCAGGCCGCAGTCCTTCATGGCCTTCTGCATCTTCTCCTTGGTCATGTCGCCGCCGATGGTGATGCCCGCGGCGTCCTTGCCGGACTTGGGCTCGGCGACCTTCAGACCGTGCTTGCGCAGGCACTCGCGCTCCTTGAACGCCTTGTCGGCGTCGGCGCCCTTCCCGCCGTCGGCGCTGTTCTTCTCGGGATCGGATCCGCCGTCCGACCCCGAGCAGGCACTGGCGAACAGGGCGAGGGCGGCGAATCCTGACGCGAGGACTGCTGAGCGCCTGCGGTTCCTCATGGCGTGGCTCATGACGTGGCTTCCCTTCACGTGGGGCGTGCGTGACGGCCACAGGCTGGCGGGAAGCGGGGTTTCGTTTCTCTCCACGGGGACGCTTACACCGACGAAAGGTCACTCTCCGGTACACAGGTCGGCATGCGCGTACTGCTGGTGGAGGACGAGGACTTCCTGGCCGAGATGATCGCCGAGGGGCTGCGGCGCGACGCGGTGGCCGTCGACATCGCCTCCGACGGCCTGACCGCGCTGCGCAAACTGCAGCTCGGGGAGTACGACGTGCTCGTCCTGGACCGCGATCTGCCGGGCCTGCACGGCGACGAGGTGTGCCGCCGCGTCGTACAGCAGCGGCTGCTCACCCGGGTCCTGATGCTGACGGCGGCGGGCACGGTCCGTGACCGCGTCGCCGGGCTCGGCCTCGGCGCCGACGACTACCTGACCAAGCCGTTCGCGTACGACGAGCTGCTCGCCCGCGTCATCGCGCTCGGCCGCCGCGCCAGGCCCGCGCTGCCGCCCGTGCTCGAACGGGCCGGGCTCGTCCTGGACACCGCGCGCCGCCAGGCCAGCAGGGACGGGCGTCATCTCGCGCTGTCCCGCAAGGAGTTCGCGGTCCTCGAGGCGCTGCTGCGGGCGGAAGGCGCGGTGGTCAGCGGCGAGGACCTGATCGAACAGGTCTGGGAGGAGGACACCAGCTACCGCACCAACGCGGTCCGCGTCACCCTCTCCAAGCTCCGCGCGAAGCTGGGCGAGCCGACGGTGGTGGAGACGGTGCCCGGCGCCGGATACCGGATCACGGGACGGTCCCTGTGAGGCCGGGGCGCGGGCGCCTTTCGTCGATGGGGATGAGCAGCGAGCGGTCCCGGCTCACCGCGCTGTACGGCGGGCTGCTCCTGCTCGCGGGCGCGCTCCTGACGGGGGTGGTGTACCTGCTCGTGCAGCAGGGCCTCTACTCGTCGATCAGCACGGCGGTGACCACCGCGGTGCCGCGCGGGCCCGTGCCGCCGTGGCGGTCGACTCCCCTGCCGCTCGTCACCGCCGTCCCCGCCCAGCGCACGAAACCCCTGGAGAAGGCCGACGACGACACCGGGGCGATCGCCGTCACGAAGATCAGCGACCTGGCGGGCGAGGCCGCGCTCAACCGCCTCCTGACCGTCTCCGTGATCGTCTTCGCCGCGTACGCCGTGGTGTCGATCGCCCTCGCCTGGTGGATGGCGGGCCGGGTGCTGCGCCCCGTCGCGGTGATCACCGGCACCGCGCGGCGGCTCTCCGGGGCCAATCTGCACGAGCGGATCGCCCTGGACGCCCCGCAGGGCGAGCTGAAGCGGCTGGCCGACACCTTCGACGAGATGCTGGACCGGATAGAGCGTCTGGTCGGCGCGCAGCAGCGGTTCGCGGCCAACGCGGCGCACGAGCTGCGCACGCCGCTCGCCGTGCAGCGGGCGGCCGCCGAGATCGGCCTCGCGGGTGAGCCCGACGCGGAACGGGTGGCGATGATCCGCAAGAAGCTGATCTCCGTGGCGGACGACAGCGAGGAGCTGATCGAGGGGCTGCTGCTGCTCGCCGCGTCGGAGCAGGGCCTGGAGCGGCGCGAGCCCGTCGCGCTCGACGTCCTCGCGCACGCGGTCGCGGACGGCCTCGGCGCGGAGGCGGCCGCCTGGCACGTCACCGTGACGGTGGAGGCCGAGCCGCTGACGGTGGAGGGCGACGGGGTGCTCCTGGACCGCCTCGTCCACAACCTGGTGGCCAACGGGGTGCGCTACAACGTGCCGGACGGCACCGTCACCGTCCGGGTCGAGGGGGACGGCACCCTGGAGGTCACCAACACGGGCCCCGAGGTCCCCCCGGAGACCGTCCCGCACCTCTTCGAACCGTTCCGGCGCCTGAACGAGCGCACCCACGCGCGCGGGGAGGGCGCGGGGCTCGGCCTGTCGATCGTGGCGGCGATCGCACGGGCACACGGGGCGCAGGCCACGGCGGAGGCGAACGGGGCGGGCGGCGGCCTGACAGTGCGGATCAGCTTCGCCCCGTAAGGGCTACGGCGCGGATCAGCTTCGCCCCGTAAGGGCTACGGCGCGGATCAGGTGCGCCCCGTAAGGGGCGCGGGGAACTGCGCGCCCAGCCACAACGAACCCGCACCGCCCCACGAGCCCACACCGCTCAAGCCAAGCGCAGCGCGACGCTCATCGGCGATAGAAGATCCGGTCCCCGTACTCCTCAAAGACCCGCCCGTTCCACTCGTGCCCGCCCTCCACGTTCCCCGAACGAAGCACCGGCGGCTGCCCACCACGGGCGGCGAGCTCCTCGACGGCGGTGGCCATCATCGCCTGCATCAGCGCGCCCGCGACCACACCGGACGCGGGGCCGAACGGCGCATCGACCCCGTCGAGGGCGAGCTCCGCGTCACCCACCGCGATCTTGGAGTCGATCACGACGTCGCAGTGGTCCTTGAGGAAGGTCCCCGACACGTGCCGCGACCTGGTCTCCGTGGCGTACGCCACGGAGGTGACGCCGATGACCCGCAGGCCGAGCGCGCGGGCGTTCATCGCCATCTCCACCGGCAGCGAGTTCCGGCCCGAGAGCGAGATGATCACGAGTACGTCGCCGGAGCGGGCCGGGGACGAGTCCAGGACGGCGCCCGCGAGCCCGTCGACCCGCTCCAGGGCGGAGCCGAGCGTGGCGGGCATGACGTCGACGCCGACGACGCCCGGCACGGCGAGCAGGTTCATCAGGGCGAGGCCGCCCGCGCGGTAGACGACGTCCTGCGCGGCGAGCGAGGAGTGCCCCGCGCCGAAGGCGAAGAGCCGCCCGCCCGCCTCGACGGCGTCGGCGAGGACGGTGCCCGCCTCCGCGATGTTCCCGGACTCCTCGTCGCGGACGCGCTGGAGCAGTCCCACGGTGGCGTCGAAGTACCGCTCGACCAGTTTGCTCTCGCTCTTGGAGCTCATTCGCATCACGTTGCGGTCTGGACCTGTGCCCTGTCAACACTGTCGCAGGCCCCTCAGCGGCGGGAATTCCACCGGCGCGGCACGGTTGTCAGTGGTATGCGTCAGAATTGAGGGCAGGGCCAGCGCACGAGCGAATTCTGAGGGGCACCCATGTCGGGGCTGATTGACACCACTGAGATGTATTTGCGCACCATCCTCGAGCTGGAGGAGGAAGGTGTGGTCCCCATGCGCGCCCGGATCGCCGAGCGGCTCGACCAGAGCGGACCGACGGTGAGCCAGACCGTGGCGCGCATGGAGCGCGACGGCCTGGTGGCGGTCGCGAGCGACCGTCACCTGGAGCTCACCGAGGAGGGCCGCCGCCTGGCCACCCGTGTGATGCGCAAGCACCGCCTCGCGGAGTGCCTGCTCGTCGACGTGATCGGGCTGGAGTGGGAGCAGGTGCACGCCGAGGCGTGCCGATGGGAGCACGTGATGAGTGAGGCGGTGGAGCGCCGTGTCCTCGAGCTGCTCCGCCACCCGACCGAGTCGCCGTACGGCAACCCGATCCCGGGCCTGGAGGAGCTGGGCGAGAAGGACGGCGCGGATCCGTTCCTGGACGAGGGCATGGTCTCGCTGACGGAGCTCGATCCGGGCGCCGAGGGCAAGACCGTCGTCGTCCGCCGCATCGGCGAGCCGATCCAGACGGACGCCCAGCTGATGTACACGCTGCGGCGCGCGGGCGTGCAGCCCGGCTCCGTGGTGAGCGTGACGGAGTCCGCGGGCGGTGTGCTCGTGGGCAGCAGCGGTGAGGCCGCGGAGCTGGCCTCGGACATCGCTTCGCACGTCTTCGTCGCCAAGCGCTGACCACGGCGACGAGCATGGCGCCGACCATGGCGCCGACCGCGTGCTGAGGGGTCCGCGTCGGGCGGCGGCCACCGGCCGTTGGGGCGTACGTCGCCGGATGCGGGCACTGAGGTCAACTTCCGTTACCGGAGAGGAAGTTGGCAAGACCCCGAGATCTCCACGAGATCTCTCGGAGTCCAAGATTCAGTGTGTGGAATCGCAGCGCCCGAGCGTTTTGCGTGCAAGGCTGTCGCGAGAGGCATATGACCTGAGGGCTCTTGACCGTGTCGGCACCGGGTCTGGCCGCACGGCCGGAGAGGGGGCAGAGGATGTGCCCGTCTGGTGAGCACGAACGTCC contains:
- a CDS encoding PAS domain-containing protein; its protein translation is MSASRRSGTTDALGPEEPDPGGAELLAALLDGMDAALCALDADGVVTHWNREAERILGWTAAEAVGRQGFSGWAVRAADAEEIQGRLLSAMDAPGRQVHEFALVTKDGGRVLVRMQSAAVRGGDGKPAGVYCAFSEVHAQIDLERSIALSEALFEHASWGVVLVDADLRPAVVNEHAARALGVGRTAVLGRPLADLLGQGVEELESALAHVLGEGSPPAPAELWVSVRAAADKEGGGFERRCWRSGFVRLASPLAEEPVPLGVGWLFLDVTEAKQTEQEASQLRFRSQQLHRAARAAAECEDPMEAATVHLDFALAGFADHALVDLLAGEDPVRLVRVAATPAGAPGPCLPVSKAGIPVRYPEGHPAPQCVARVGSVRASAGAGVTDWASVRQWPEGSVHALCAVLRSRGRTLGVVTFLRGPGRVAFERPDATYAESVTARVAAALDLAQALPR
- a CDS encoding ABC transporter permease, which produces MRGRSERLKAARLGPRDVLHVGSAGLRSRPVRVVLSALGIAIGIATMVAVVGISSSSQAKLMRELDELGTNMLVAAPGEPMFSGEKVTLPRDAVGRVGRIDGVQDVGATGDLERSVRRSEKISEEETGGISVKAATEGLLKVLRGEMARGTWFNAANSRYPSVVLGGVAAERLGITSPGQQVWLGDRYFTVIGILGPLPLAPDVERSALTGWDASRKLLGFDGHPTSVYERSTDASVRDVRSLLAPSIDPENPRNVQVTDPSSALQAKAATEGAFSTLLLGLGGIALLVGGVGVANTMIISVLERRYEIGLRRSLGATRGQIRIQFVTESLMLSGLGGLAGVVLGAGATAVYAVSGGLPWVVPPWSMAGGFGATLLIGTVAGLYPAVRASRLSPTLALHAV
- a CDS encoding ABC transporter ATP-binding protein, giving the protein MSTELTSVASDVGQPPPHVVELKGVTKEYPGGVAALRGVDLTVAQGELLAIVGPSGSGKSTLLHIVGTLDRPTAGSVAIAGHDVAALADRSLSALRARHIGFVFQAFHLVPGISARDNVAEGLLYSGLPRAERRRRAADALERVGLADRMRHRPHELSGGQKQRVAIARAVVGEPDLLLADEPTGALDSESGDAVMRLLHDLNAEGATIAVITHDSEIAGRLPRQVRIRDGRVV
- a CDS encoding peptidoglycan-binding protein — encoded protein: MRRRTAVVATVVALLAVTGGGIAVTALADAGGKDDSHRRDADLPAATAAVERGDLTSGTQVDGTLGYAKERKVNAGATGTLTWSAETGSTVGRDGRLYEVNGAPVRLMYGTEPMYRTLKPGDKGNDVRQLEQNLAALGYGAWLTVDDTYTDGTAAAVKRWQKAHDRKQTGRVGPEQISFQPSAVRVKSAESTVGDQVAPGKPVLSATGSERVVRVQLDVAEGKLAKKGAKVSVTLPDGTTVDGEIASVGRTAKPGDDPGDKSPKVPVTVTFADPGEVKGFDQSPVTVNLTGEKRADVLSVPVNALLALPGGGFGVQVVEGGRTREVKVELGMFGQGRVEVSGGRLRAGMKVGVPKV
- a CDS encoding response regulator transcription factor; its protein translation is MRVLLVEDEDFLAEMIAEGLRRDAVAVDIASDGLTALRKLQLGEYDVLVLDRDLPGLHGDEVCRRVVQQRLLTRVLMLTAAGTVRDRVAGLGLGADDYLTKPFAYDELLARVIALGRRARPALPPVLERAGLVLDTARRQASRDGRHLALSRKEFAVLEALLRAEGAVVSGEDLIEQVWEEDTSYRTNAVRVTLSKLRAKLGEPTVVETVPGAGYRITGRSL
- a CDS encoding sensor histidine kinase, which produces MSSERSRLTALYGGLLLLAGALLTGVVYLLVQQGLYSSISTAVTTAVPRGPVPPWRSTPLPLVTAVPAQRTKPLEKADDDTGAIAVTKISDLAGEAALNRLLTVSVIVFAAYAVVSIALAWWMAGRVLRPVAVITGTARRLSGANLHERIALDAPQGELKRLADTFDEMLDRIERLVGAQQRFAANAAHELRTPLAVQRAAAEIGLAGEPDAERVAMIRKKLISVADDSEELIEGLLLLAASEQGLERREPVALDVLAHAVADGLGAEAAAWHVTVTVEAEPLTVEGDGVLLDRLVHNLVANGVRYNVPDGTVTVRVEGDGTLEVTNTGPEVPPETVPHLFEPFRRLNERTHARGEGAGLGLSIVAAIARAHGAQATAEANGAGGGLTVRISFAP
- a CDS encoding SIS domain-containing protein, which translates into the protein MSSKSESKLVERYFDATVGLLQRVRDEESGNIAEAGTVLADAVEAGGRLFAFGAGHSSLAAQDVVYRAGGLALMNLLAVPGVVGVDVMPATLGSALERVDGLAGAVLDSSPARSGDVLVIISLSGRNSLPVEMAMNARALGLRVIGVTSVAYATETRSRHVSGTFLKDHCDVVIDSKIAVGDAELALDGVDAPFGPASGVVAGALMQAMMATAVEELAARGGQPPVLRSGNVEGGHEWNGRVFEEYGDRIFYRR
- a CDS encoding metal-dependent transcriptional regulator, whose product is MSGLIDTTEMYLRTILELEEEGVVPMRARIAERLDQSGPTVSQTVARMERDGLVAVASDRHLELTEEGRRLATRVMRKHRLAECLLVDVIGLEWEQVHAEACRWEHVMSEAVERRVLELLRHPTESPYGNPIPGLEELGEKDGADPFLDEGMVSLTELDPGAEGKTVVVRRIGEPIQTDAQLMYTLRRAGVQPGSVVSVTESAGGVLVGSSGEAAELASDIASHVFVAKR